The following coding sequences lie in one Chelatococcus sp. YT9 genomic window:
- a CDS encoding FAD-dependent oxidoreductase produces the protein MTQSPRAAEPYPHLFSPLTVGPMALKSRVMLPPHFSAIGNLWGSAAEAERTIAYLEERAEAGVAWITITGRVGNHFIPGFEPSGLSAETLGFFRLPQFADRCRMVVERMARHGTHVIIQMTMIGGYPNAPSNILSNPIANAYPHVMSTADIDAMVAEYRLSARRVAETPLAGVELHFNHDDLVEQFISPLTNNRIDEYGGSFDNRLRFARRIIAAVREELPDRAIGVRLNAFEEMPGGYNAGEGIRIAQALTVHSIDYLSVVIGSHWGNPSYIQTQQFEPAQWADRAGAIRKAVSLPVVYTGMVDHPDRAERILREGYADVVGIARAHVADGQFLAKAREGRADLIRPCIAANDCINRRYVDGLPFGCAVNTFAAKELEGPFPRAKRPTNLLVIGGGPAGMELAALAAESGHRVRLWEAAPALGGQLRLAIEAPHYERMAHFLRWQQDRLARAGVEVELNRRAVTADVADADVVALATGALPRRPPVPGAETALEARDILAGRVTAGKRVLLIAEEDHLQPLALADYLSSRGHDVVMLYATTSPAILLGRYSNGGPLGRLDEQGVRIRCMERAVAIHTDGAEIMNIYSKRKERLAGFDSVALACGGTSDAELYATLSAQRDNVHLLGDAFAPRRMVFATRQARALALLLAEAS, from the coding sequence ATGACCCAATCTCCGAGGGCCGCGGAGCCTTACCCGCACCTGTTCAGCCCGCTCACTGTCGGCCCCATGGCGCTCAAATCCCGCGTCATGCTCCCCCCGCATTTCTCGGCCATCGGCAACCTCTGGGGCTCGGCAGCGGAGGCGGAGCGCACCATTGCCTATCTGGAAGAGCGGGCCGAGGCAGGGGTTGCCTGGATCACGATAACCGGGCGTGTCGGAAACCATTTCATACCTGGCTTCGAGCCCTCCGGCCTTTCGGCCGAAACGTTGGGTTTCTTTCGCCTGCCGCAATTTGCCGACCGATGCCGCATGGTGGTGGAGCGCATGGCGCGCCATGGCACCCATGTCATCATCCAGATGACCATGATCGGCGGGTATCCGAACGCACCTTCGAACATTCTATCGAACCCGATCGCCAACGCGTATCCCCATGTGATGAGCACGGCCGACATCGATGCGATGGTGGCGGAATATCGCCTTTCTGCACGCCGCGTGGCTGAGACGCCGCTGGCGGGCGTTGAGTTGCACTTCAACCACGATGATCTGGTTGAGCAGTTTATCTCGCCGTTGACCAATAATCGAATTGATGAATACGGCGGAAGTTTTGATAATCGCCTCCGCTTTGCTCGCCGGATCATAGCGGCGGTCCGCGAAGAACTGCCAGACCGAGCGATCGGTGTGCGGCTGAACGCGTTTGAGGAAATGCCCGGCGGCTATAATGCGGGCGAAGGCATTCGCATAGCGCAGGCGCTCACGGTCCATAGCATCGACTATCTCTCCGTTGTCATTGGCTCGCACTGGGGCAACCCAAGCTACATTCAGACCCAACAGTTCGAACCAGCGCAATGGGCCGATAGGGCCGGCGCTATTCGTAAGGCCGTTTCCTTGCCTGTCGTTTATACCGGCATGGTCGATCATCCTGATCGCGCCGAGAGGATCCTGCGTGAGGGCTACGCGGATGTGGTCGGGATAGCCCGCGCTCATGTCGCGGACGGGCAATTTCTTGCCAAGGCCCGCGAGGGCCGAGCAGATCTGATCCGTCCTTGCATCGCCGCGAACGATTGCATCAACCGCCGTTATGTCGACGGCCTCCCCTTTGGCTGTGCGGTCAACACCTTCGCTGCCAAGGAGCTCGAGGGGCCCTTCCCACGCGCCAAACGGCCGACGAACCTTCTTGTCATAGGTGGCGGTCCGGCGGGAATGGAACTCGCGGCGCTTGCCGCGGAGTCCGGACATCGTGTTCGTCTGTGGGAGGCTGCGCCCGCGCTCGGCGGGCAGCTTCGCCTCGCCATTGAGGCGCCGCACTATGAGCGGATGGCACATTTTCTCCGTTGGCAGCAGGACCGTCTGGCCCGCGCGGGCGTCGAGGTCGAACTGAACCGCCGTGCCGTTACAGCGGACGTCGCGGACGCCGATGTCGTCGCCTTGGCGACCGGCGCCTTGCCCCGTCGCCCGCCCGTTCCCGGCGCGGAAACCGCGCTTGAGGCCCGCGATATTCTGGCCGGCCGCGTCACGGCCGGCAAGCGCGTGCTATTGATTGCGGAAGAAGACCATTTGCAGCCTCTGGCATTGGCTGACTATCTCTCGTCCCGCGGACATGATGTCGTCATGCTCTATGCAACGACCTCTCCCGCGATCCTGCTCGGCCGTTATTCCAACGGTGGCCCCTTGGGCCGGCTGGACGAACAGGGTGTACGCATCCGCTGCATGGAACGAGCGGTCGCCATCCACACTGATGGAGCGGAAATCATGAACATTTATTCCAAGCGGAAAGAGCGGCTGGCCGGCTTCGACAGCGTTGCGCTAGCCTGTGGCGGGACATCCGATGCAGAGCTCTATGCCACGTTGTCCGCCCAAAGGGACAATGTCCACCTTTTGGGCGATGCTTTCGCACCGCGCCGCATGGTGTTCGCGACCCGGCAAGCTCGTGCGCTCGCGCTGCTGCTGGCAGAGGCTTCATAA
- a CDS encoding ABC transporter permease codes for MSLDSKAARTTSKPRKAPVRISPARRKLENLALQILLIGAFLLLWEYASDRWIPKLMVSKPTDIWATIWKWLWDGTFAENLWVTIKATAAAFILGAVGGMALGFATGAWKRLGEVLQPIVTAFYTLPRLALAPLFLLWFGLGMEFRIMFAATIVFFLVYYNTYFGVREVSAELISAVRIMGANQFQVALRVIIPSALVWVAAGLKISVPYALVGVVVAEMLASDQGMGYLLSRGASQFSASQSFAAIFGLLVVALVIDWIITKVTDRALRWKTAGTPQ; via the coding sequence ATGAGCCTTGACAGCAAAGCCGCGCGCACGACCTCCAAGCCGCGCAAGGCGCCTGTCCGCATCAGCCCTGCTCGGCGTAAACTGGAGAATCTGGCGCTCCAGATCCTGCTCATCGGCGCTTTCCTGCTTCTGTGGGAATATGCCTCGGACCGCTGGATCCCGAAACTGATGGTCTCGAAGCCAACCGACATTTGGGCAACAATTTGGAAATGGCTGTGGGATGGCACCTTCGCCGAGAACCTCTGGGTAACCATTAAGGCAACCGCAGCCGCTTTCATCCTGGGCGCTGTCGGCGGCATGGCATTAGGCTTTGCCACAGGGGCCTGGAAGCGTCTGGGCGAAGTGCTGCAACCGATCGTCACGGCCTTCTACACGTTGCCGCGTCTGGCGCTGGCCCCATTGTTCCTGCTCTGGTTCGGACTGGGCATGGAATTCCGCATCATGTTCGCCGCAACTATCGTCTTCTTCCTTGTCTACTATAATACTTACTTTGGCGTGCGCGAAGTGAGCGCGGAGCTGATTTCCGCGGTGCGCATCATGGGCGCCAACCAGTTCCAAGTCGCACTGCGGGTCATCATTCCATCTGCACTGGTCTGGGTGGCTGCGGGGCTCAAGATTTCCGTGCCCTATGCGCTTGTCGGTGTGGTCGTTGCTGAAATGCTCGCCTCGGACCAGGGAATGGGCTATCTGCTCTCCCGCGGCGCCAGCCAGTTTTCCGCCTCGCAAAGCTTCGCGGCCATATTCGGTCTGCTCGTCGTCGCGTTGGTCATTGACTGGATTATCACGAAGGTGACAGACCGCGCACTTCGGTGGAAAACCGCCGGTACACCGCAGTAA
- a CDS encoding ABC transporter ATP-binding protein produces MLLDIRNVQFGYQNETRLLQGFDLHVARGEFVALLGPSGCGKSTLMNLAAGLLQPLGGEVDFDSEPLNGLNREVGYMTQGDTLLPWATVAKNITLPLELRKISRAEREERLDKVIRLVNLSGARDKFPSELSGGMKRRALLARSIVYDPQMLLMDEPFGALDAQLREVMHQELLNTVARTGQSVLFVTHDISEAILLADRVLVLGGLPLRVMEEINIPWGKDRILSQIRSLPAYSELELRLRELLRAADAASKAQKH; encoded by the coding sequence ATGTTGCTCGACATCAGAAATGTACAATTCGGCTACCAGAACGAGACGCGTCTGCTGCAAGGTTTCGACCTGCATGTCGCGCGCGGGGAGTTTGTGGCTTTGCTCGGGCCATCGGGCTGCGGCAAATCGACCTTAATGAATCTCGCCGCCGGTCTCTTGCAGCCTTTAGGTGGGGAGGTGGATTTCGACAGCGAGCCGCTCAACGGCCTCAACCGTGAAGTCGGCTACATGACCCAGGGCGACACGCTCTTGCCCTGGGCAACAGTCGCCAAGAACATTACCTTGCCTCTCGAACTGCGGAAGATCTCGCGGGCGGAGCGGGAAGAACGTCTCGACAAAGTTATTCGCCTCGTCAATCTGTCCGGCGCGCGTGACAAGTTTCCCTCAGAGCTGTCCGGCGGCATGAAAAGGCGTGCGCTCCTTGCCCGCAGCATTGTCTACGATCCGCAAATGCTCCTGATGGATGAACCCTTCGGCGCGTTGGACGCGCAATTGCGCGAAGTCATGCACCAGGAGTTGCTCAACACCGTTGCACGTACAGGGCAAAGCGTACTCTTCGTCACGCATGACATTTCCGAAGCAATTCTCTTGGCCGACAGAGTACTTGTCCTCGGAGGCTTGCCTCTTCGAGTGATGGAGGAGATCAACATTCCCTGGGGCAAAGACCGGATCTTGTCGCAGATACGCAGCCTGCCCGCCTATAGTGAGCTGGAGTTGCGTCTGCGCGAATTACTTCGCGCCGCCGATGCTGCCAGCAAAGCACAAAAACACTGA
- a CDS encoding ABC transporter substrate-binding protein, with amino-acid sequence MKAKNVRLALALSALVVTTAGLAHAEDKVRIATASTSAAHAPLTIGMVDPTIFGKNGISIEVTDLRGASPNCIAALLSKAVEICQVGTPTGTDAIVEGADLKAVAVLTGPINEIFLSAKTVEKLGISPDAPIEKRIAALKGLSLTTSAPGTAHYLTLGATLEKAGLTMNDIRFRTLGDVPAMVESIRNGQIDGSLWTIGSLSPLLQDKSGVRWISMARGDVDEFRSLPYVTAYARADWVAANPDLVNRIHKSYADAIVALKTDRDAPRKIKERFAPDLDQALWDDGFNQLKPAYLDGAATTRQSWQQSLDMQAKGTGKNYATANFDTVLIPAARAQ; translated from the coding sequence GTGAAAGCGAAGAATGTGAGGCTCGCGCTAGCCCTTTCTGCGCTGGTCGTAACGACCGCAGGTTTGGCCCACGCTGAAGACAAGGTGCGAATCGCAACCGCTTCGACGTCAGCGGCGCATGCGCCCCTCACTATAGGCATGGTTGATCCCACGATCTTCGGCAAAAACGGGATCTCCATTGAGGTCACCGACTTGCGCGGAGCGTCACCCAACTGCATCGCAGCGCTTTTGTCTAAGGCCGTCGAAATCTGTCAGGTCGGAACTCCGACCGGTACGGATGCGATCGTTGAGGGGGCGGATCTGAAGGCCGTGGCGGTGCTCACCGGCCCGATCAATGAGATATTTCTGTCAGCCAAGACCGTGGAGAAACTAGGCATCTCGCCTGATGCGCCTATCGAGAAACGCATAGCAGCCCTCAAGGGTCTCTCACTGACGACTTCTGCCCCCGGCACCGCCCATTATCTGACATTGGGCGCGACGCTCGAGAAGGCAGGGCTGACGATGAACGATATCCGTTTTCGGACGCTGGGTGATGTACCCGCGATGGTCGAGTCGATCCGCAATGGACAGATCGACGGCTCGCTTTGGACCATCGGTTCGCTCTCGCCCTTGTTGCAAGACAAGTCCGGCGTTCGCTGGATCTCCATGGCGCGCGGCGACGTGGACGAGTTCCGCAGCCTTCCGTATGTGACTGCCTACGCGCGTGCCGATTGGGTGGCCGCCAATCCCGATTTGGTGAACCGCATCCACAAGTCGTACGCCGATGCGATCGTTGCCCTAAAAACGGATCGGGACGCACCACGCAAGATCAAGGAGCGCTTCGCCCCGGATCTCGATCAAGCACTGTGGGATGATGGCTTCAATCAGCTTAAGCCGGCCTATCTCGATGGCGCGGCAACCACCCGCCAAAGCTGGCAGCAGTCGCTTGATATGCAAGCCAAAGGGACAGGCAAGAACTATGCGACCGCGAATTTCGACACGGTGCTGATCCCTGCCGCGCGCGCCCAGTAA
- a CDS encoding ABC transporter substrate-binding protein — MVLDNTRQVRCLLTAAFMMCSVGLAQAADQIRVAAAAINIAHGPVALIAADPMIFADKGLTLKLTDLHGQSPNCIAALLSKAADLCQVGTTTGTDAIAEGADLVAIAAVSGPNAEVILSADSVAKLGVAANAPINDRIRALKGLRLVTSAPGSAIYTLTDAMLQTVGLSIADVKYRTLAEVPAMIESIRNNQIDGAVWVIGSLAPLLVEGKGVRWISLARGDVEKYSGLPFVTVFARRDWAEANPELVSRIQAAYAEAIRRLRDNPETSSRLIKDKFFPDMEQALWDDGYAQAREAFLNGAKTNAKAWAQFLDLQAISSQKDYGPAAFDRVVIGAARAE, encoded by the coding sequence ATGGTTCTCGACAACACCAGACAAGTTCGCTGCTTACTGACGGCAGCCTTTATGATGTGTAGCGTGGGCCTCGCCCAGGCAGCCGACCAGATCCGCGTAGCCGCGGCTGCGATCAACATCGCCCATGGGCCCGTTGCGCTGATCGCGGCGGATCCGATGATCTTTGCGGATAAGGGACTTACACTTAAATTGACCGACCTGCATGGTCAGTCGCCGAACTGCATTGCGGCGCTGTTATCGAAGGCCGCCGATTTATGCCAGGTCGGCACCACCACCGGCACCGATGCGATTGCCGAGGGGGCTGATCTCGTTGCAATAGCTGCGGTGAGCGGCCCCAATGCCGAGGTTATCCTCTCGGCAGATTCTGTCGCAAAACTCGGGGTTGCGGCGAACGCGCCGATCAATGACCGTATCCGCGCACTCAAGGGATTGAGGCTCGTAACCTCCGCCCCCGGCTCGGCCATCTACACGCTGACGGATGCGATGTTGCAGACCGTGGGCCTCTCGATCGCCGACGTAAAATACCGCACGCTGGCCGAGGTGCCTGCAATGATCGAGTCGATTCGGAACAATCAAATCGACGGCGCGGTCTGGGTCATCGGCTCGCTCGCCCCGCTGCTGGTTGAAGGAAAGGGCGTCCGCTGGATCAGCCTCGCCCGTGGCGATGTCGAAAAATACAGCGGCCTCCCCTTTGTTACAGTCTTTGCGCGCCGCGATTGGGCCGAGGCTAACCCCGAACTCGTTTCCCGGATCCAGGCCGCTTATGCCGAGGCTATTCGGCGACTGAGGGACAACCCGGAAACCTCATCGCGGCTCATCAAGGATAAATTCTTTCCGGATATGGAGCAGGCGCTGTGGGACGATGGCTACGCCCAGGCTCGCGAGGCCTTCCTCAACGGCGCCAAAACAAATGCAAAGGCTTGGGCGCAGTTCCTGGACCTTCAGGCGATTTCCTCCCAGAAGGACTATGGCCCTGCTGCCTTTGATCGCGTGGTCATCGGCGCCGCACGCGCCGAATAA
- the cofH gene encoding 5-amino-6-(D-ribitylamino)uracil--L-tyrosine 4-hydroxyphenyl transferase CofH — MSRLTDRDLLAQARDLKERGHGDLVSFSPKVFLPLTQLCRDTCGYCTFAHPPRPGQRAFLSPDEVLAIARAGAAAGCTEALFTLGERPEDRYRVAREELAALGHATTLDYLADIAALVTQETGLLAHINAGVMSEDDLAKLRRVSVSQGLMLEGTAPALLERGGAHFGSKGKRPEMRIATLAAAGRLAIPFTTGILIGIGETRMERVEALLVIAALQAEFGHIQEVIVQNFQPKPGTRMANVPAPGMDDLLWTTAAARLILGPQMNLQVPPNLSYDRFPEILAAGINDWGGVSPITPDHVNPEARWPALNVLAKATEASGRTLVARLPIYPKQVAERSSWVDQTLHGPLLRAADATGWARADRWSPGLAQVTPAMPEARSRRVPALEAVLHRATAGERLNATQIVTLFRARGAEATLIMQAADALRRNTNGDTVCYVVNRNINYTNICVYRCSFCAFSKGKAADHLRGRPYLVDFDEISRRAAEAWERGATEVCMQGGIHPAFTGQTYLDLLAAAKRGAPAIHVHAFSPLEVAHGAETLGLDVQQFLERLKAAGLGSLPGTAAEILTDRARAILCPDKLTAQAWLEVIRAAHRTGLPTTSTIMFGHIDTPEDWASHLLALRDLQEETRGITEFVPLPFVHMEAPLFYKGDARKGPTFRETLLMHAVARLVLHPLIPNIQASWCKLGQEGVRLALAAGVNDLGGTLMNESISRAAGTEHGQELPPAAMEALIHAAGRQPAQRTTLYGIPPTAQVTRSFAAAALAPMVTGEIAGSRARAMRVA, encoded by the coding sequence ATGTCGCGGCTCACTGACCGCGATCTCCTGGCGCAAGCGCGTGACTTGAAGGAGCGGGGCCACGGCGACCTCGTGTCGTTTTCGCCAAAAGTATTCCTGCCTCTCACCCAGCTTTGCCGGGATACCTGCGGATATTGCACCTTCGCGCATCCTCCTAGACCAGGACAACGCGCGTTCCTGTCCCCGGACGAGGTGCTCGCCATTGCCCGTGCAGGAGCCGCAGCCGGCTGCACCGAAGCGCTTTTTACCTTAGGTGAGCGCCCCGAAGATCGTTATCGTGTGGCGCGAGAGGAACTTGCGGCGCTCGGTCATGCCACGACATTGGACTATCTCGCAGACATCGCGGCTCTGGTCACTCAGGAAACCGGCTTGCTCGCGCATATCAATGCCGGGGTCATGAGCGAGGATGACTTGGCGAAGCTGCGGCGCGTCAGCGTTAGCCAAGGCCTGATGCTTGAGGGTACGGCGCCGGCACTTCTCGAACGGGGGGGCGCGCATTTCGGTTCAAAGGGCAAGCGTCCAGAAATGCGCATTGCGACCCTGGCGGCGGCGGGACGTCTCGCTATTCCTTTTACAACCGGTATCCTGATCGGCATCGGCGAAACCAGAATGGAACGGGTAGAGGCCCTGCTGGTCATCGCGGCGCTTCAAGCGGAATTTGGACATATACAAGAAGTTATCGTCCAAAACTTTCAGCCAAAGCCCGGTACGCGTATGGCCAATGTGCCAGCGCCCGGAATGGATGATTTGCTCTGGACTACAGCTGCCGCGCGGCTCATTCTTGGGCCGCAGATGAATCTGCAGGTTCCGCCTAATCTTAGCTACGATCGTTTTCCGGAAATATTGGCAGCCGGCATCAATGATTGGGGGGGCGTTTCGCCCATAACGCCAGATCACGTCAATCCGGAAGCGCGCTGGCCTGCTTTGAATGTGCTGGCCAAGGCCACGGAAGCGTCCGGGAGGACGTTGGTTGCCCGCTTGCCGATTTATCCAAAACAGGTTGCGGAACGGTCCTCCTGGGTTGACCAAACGCTTCACGGTCCTTTGTTGCGCGCCGCCGATGCGACGGGTTGGGCGCGCGCGGATCGTTGGTCGCCCGGGCTCGCGCAGGTGACGCCGGCGATGCCGGAGGCACGCTCTCGCCGGGTTCCCGCGCTGGAGGCAGTGCTGCATCGCGCCACTGCCGGGGAGCGGCTGAACGCAACGCAGATCGTCACGCTCTTCCGCGCGCGTGGGGCGGAGGCGACGCTCATCATGCAAGCGGCTGATGCATTGCGTCGGAATACGAATGGCGACACGGTGTGCTATGTCGTTAACCGTAATATCAACTATACGAATATTTGTGTTTATCGTTGCAGTTTCTGCGCCTTCTCAAAGGGCAAGGCAGCCGATCACCTGCGCGGGCGGCCTTATCTCGTGGATTTCGATGAGATCTCCCGACGTGCCGCCGAGGCGTGGGAGCGGGGAGCAACCGAAGTCTGCATGCAGGGGGGCATTCATCCCGCCTTCACCGGGCAGACCTATCTCGATCTCCTGGCCGCAGCGAAGCGCGGCGCGCCGGCGATCCATGTTCACGCCTTTTCGCCGCTAGAGGTGGCGCACGGTGCGGAAACCCTGGGGCTTGACGTGCAGCAGTTTCTCGAGCGGCTCAAGGCGGCGGGACTTGGCAGCCTGCCCGGCACGGCAGCGGAAATCCTGACGGATCGTGCCCGCGCGATCCTTTGCCCTGACAAGTTGACGGCACAAGCTTGGCTGGAGGTTATCAGGGCGGCTCACCGAACGGGACTGCCGACCACGTCGACGATCATGTTCGGGCACATCGACACGCCCGAGGATTGGGCCTCCCATCTCCTCGCTTTGCGCGATTTGCAGGAGGAGACGCGCGGCATCACGGAATTCGTGCCCCTGCCATTCGTTCACATGGAAGCGCCGCTCTTTTACAAGGGGGATGCGCGCAAGGGGCCGACCTTTCGGGAGACACTCTTGATGCACGCCGTCGCAAGGCTGGTGCTGCATCCGCTCATCCCAAATATTCAAGCATCTTGGTGCAAGCTCGGACAAGAGGGGGTGCGTCTGGCGCTCGCCGCTGGGGTCAATGATCTTGGCGGGACGTTGATGAACGAGAGCATATCGCGCGCGGCGGGTACCGAGCATGGGCAGGAGCTGCCTCCGGCCGCGATGGAGGCGCTGATCCATGCTGCGGGACGGCAGCCGGCGCAGCGCACAACGCTCTATGGCATTCCGCCCACTGCTCAGGTCACACGGAGTTTCGCGGCGGCAGCACTCGCGCCCATGGTGACGGGGGAGATCGCCGGCTCTCGCGCCCGTGCGATGCGCGTCGCATGA
- the npdG gene encoding NADPH-dependent F420 reductase, which produces MTSVKTVAVVGGTGAEGGGLALRLAKAGYGVLIGGRDAGKAEAAASAINGRIGTSMARGVLAADAAAEADIVLMAVPYSGQRDTALALRDHLQGKILIDATVPLVPPKVSRVQLPPGGSAVAALQAELGEGVRVVAAFQNVSAHHLRDLDHEVDCDVLVCGDDAAAVDTVIALAGDIGLRGIYAGPVANAAAAEALTSLLIAINRRYKSSGSGIRITGI; this is translated from the coding sequence ATGACAAGCGTAAAGACTGTTGCTGTGGTCGGGGGAACCGGCGCGGAGGGCGGCGGCCTTGCCTTGCGATTGGCCAAAGCGGGTTATGGCGTCCTGATCGGGGGGCGTGATGCCGGCAAGGCGGAGGCCGCGGCCAGCGCGATCAATGGTCGGATTGGAACCAGCATGGCGCGGGGTGTCCTGGCCGCCGATGCTGCTGCTGAGGCGGATATTGTCCTGATGGCCGTGCCGTATTCCGGACAACGAGACACGGCGCTCGCGCTCCGTGACCATTTGCAGGGCAAAATACTGATTGATGCTACCGTGCCGCTGGTACCGCCCAAGGTCAGCCGGGTGCAGTTGCCCCCCGGCGGGTCTGCAGTGGCTGCGCTGCAGGCGGAACTCGGCGAAGGTGTGCGCGTGGTCGCTGCTTTTCAGAATGTCTCAGCCCATCACCTGCGCGACCTCGACCATGAAGTCGATTGCGATGTATTGGTGTGTGGCGATGATGCGGCTGCCGTCGATACGGTGATCGCGCTTGCTGGCGATATCGGATTGCGGGGCATTTATGCCGGGCCCGTCGCGAATGCTGCGGCCGCAGAGGCTTTGACCTCGCTGTTGATTGCCATCAACAGGCGGTACAAGTCCTCGGGCTCCGGCATACGTATCACCGGGATCTGA
- the cofE gene encoding coenzyme F420-0:L-glutamate ligase, with protein sequence MSRLEITALPGLPVIKCGDDLAVLVQAGLHRAGIVLQPHDVLVFAQKVISKAEGRRVALASVVPSPRAMELADVAQKDPRVVELILAESRAVLRCRPGVIIVEDRRGFVMANAGIDASNVEGDDHVLLLPENPDLSAARLGAALGVAVIINDSFGRAWRLGTCGTAIGVTGMPALLDLRGRPDRNGRALQTSELALADEVAAAASLLMGQADEGRPVVHLRGVPGVGGAGQAADLIRPKHMDLFR encoded by the coding sequence ATGTCGCGGTTGGAGATCACGGCTCTTCCCGGGTTGCCTGTCATCAAGTGCGGTGACGACCTAGCCGTCCTCGTGCAAGCGGGGCTGCACCGCGCGGGGATCGTGCTGCAACCGCACGATGTACTTGTATTTGCCCAGAAAGTCATCTCCAAGGCCGAAGGGCGTCGGGTCGCACTGGCCTCGGTCGTCCCTTCGCCAAGAGCCATGGAACTGGCGGATGTCGCGCAGAAGGACCCACGCGTGGTGGAGTTGATCCTTGCCGAGAGCCGCGCAGTGCTGCGTTGTCGTCCCGGCGTGATCATTGTCGAGGACCGGCGCGGCTTTGTCATGGCGAATGCGGGGATCGATGCCTCCAACGTGGAGGGCGACGATCATGTGCTGCTTCTGCCAGAGAACCCGGATCTGTCGGCCGCGCGGCTTGGGGCGGCGCTGGGTGTGGCTGTGATCATCAACGATAGCTTTGGCCGAGCGTGGCGCCTTGGAACCTGTGGGACGGCGATCGGCGTCACGGGCATGCCGGCTTTGCTCGACTTGCGCGGGCGCCCCGATCGCAACGGGCGCGCGCTGCAGACCAGTGAACTCGCGCTGGCCGACGAAGTGGCGGCCGCCGCGTCGCTCTTGATGGGGCAGGCCGACGAGGGGCGGCCGGTCGTGCATCTGCGTGGTGTCCCCGGTGTCGGTGGTGCCGGACAGGCAGCGGACCTGATCAGGCCGAAGCATATGGATCTGTTCCGATGA
- the cofD gene encoding 2-phospho-L-lactate transferase codes for MKVVALAGGVGGARLAHGLSMTGVDLTVVVNTGDDFTHLGLKICPDIDTVTYTLAGLANREQGWGVAGETNAFMAQLRRLGGEDWFLLGDRDLALHVLRTSRLESGEALSTITMDIARRLGVSARILPMTDEPVATVILSPRGELAFQDWFVRLRTDVDVSGFRFEGIEVARPAPGVTQALAGADVVVLCPSNPYVSLDPILSVPGLRAALPPVPVIAVSPIIGGQAVKGPAARLMRDLGAEVSARGVAEHFQGLLTGMVIDNADAALAERMPLPVKVTQTLMKTDADRESLARACLDLAGLGTWTS; via the coding sequence ATGAAAGTCGTCGCGCTTGCCGGTGGGGTTGGGGGAGCGCGTCTGGCACACGGGCTGTCCATGACCGGCGTTGATCTGACCGTTGTCGTGAATACCGGCGATGACTTCACCCATCTGGGGCTCAAGATCTGTCCCGACATCGACACGGTGACCTATACGCTGGCTGGGCTTGCGAACCGCGAACAAGGTTGGGGGGTGGCTGGCGAAACCAACGCGTTCATGGCGCAGCTGCGCAGACTTGGCGGGGAGGATTGGTTCCTCCTCGGGGACCGCGATCTTGCGTTGCATGTGTTGCGTACCAGCCGGCTAGAAAGCGGCGAGGCGCTATCGACTATCACGATGGACATCGCGAGGCGACTTGGCGTCAGCGCGCGCATTCTTCCCATGACTGATGAACCCGTGGCCACGGTGATCCTAAGCCCGCGCGGCGAATTGGCTTTTCAAGACTGGTTCGTGCGGCTGCGGACCGATGTCGATGTCAGCGGTTTTCGCTTCGAGGGCATCGAAGTGGCGCGTCCGGCGCCGGGGGTGACACAGGCACTGGCTGGCGCCGATGTCGTCGTCCTCTGCCCATCCAATCCTTATGTCTCGCTTGACCCGATCCTTTCCGTTCCCGGGCTGCGTGCGGCCCTGCCACCCGTACCGGTGATTGCCGTGTCACCGATTATCGGCGGACAGGCCGTGAAGGGGCCCGCGGCGCGTCTGATGCGCGACCTTGGCGCCGAAGTCTCGGCGCGGGGTGTAGCCGAGCATTTTCAGGGGCTCCTGACCGGCATGGTCATCGACAATGCGGATGCGGCTCTGGCGGAGCGTATGCCGCTGCCGGTCAAGGTGACCCAAACGCTCATGAAGACGGATGCGGACCGAGAGTCGTTGGCCCGTGCTTGCCTGGATCTGGCGGGATTGGGAACATGGACATCCTGA